In a genomic window of Chaetodon trifascialis isolate fChaTrf1 chromosome 8, fChaTrf1.hap1, whole genome shotgun sequence:
- the atp5pb gene encoding ATP synthase F(0) complex subunit B1, mitochondrial — translation MLSRLVFVSASALKGSGPLGAGLVQASRSLHTSSQSLAPVPPLPETGGKVRHGIIPEELFQLLYPKTGVTGPYMLGTGLLIYLLSKEIYIVNHETFAALTMGSIIIYGIKKFGPSVAAFADKLNEEKVAKAQEMKDTAMSNLAQAIEDEKKEQWRVDGRSVLFDAKRNNVAMLLETNYRERLHMVTNEVKRRLDYQIALQDLHRRMEQEHMVNWVEKNVVSSITPQQEKESIAKCITDLKAMAKAAQAKATA, via the exons ATGCTGTCCAGGCTCGTCTTTGTCTCAG CCAGTGCCCTGAAAGGCAGCGGCCCTCTCGGAGCTGG TCTGGTCCAGGCATCTCGCTCCCTGCACACATCATCCCAGAGTCTGGCCCCAGTTCCCCCTCTGCCAGAGACAGGGGGCAAAGTTCGTCATGGCATCATACCAGAGGAGCTTTTCCAGCTCCTGTACCCTAAAACTGGAGTCACAG GACCCTACATGCTGGGCACTGGCCTCCTCATCTACTTGCTTTCCAAGGAAATCTACATCGTCAACCATgagacttttgctgcattaacCATGGGCAGCATCATCATCTATGGTATCAAGAAATTTGGTCCAAGTGTTGCAGCTTTTGCTGACAAACTGAACGAG gagaaAGTGGCCAAAGCTCAGGAGATGAAAGACACTGCCATGTCCAACCTGGCTCAGGCTATTGAGGATGAGAAGAAGGAACAGTGGAGAGTAGATGGTAGATCAGTGCTCTTCGATGCTAAGAGG AACAATGTAGCCATGCTGTTGGAGACCAACTACAGAGAGCGGCTACACATGGTGACCAATGAGGTGAAGAGGCGCTTGGACTACCAGATTGCCCTGCAGGACCTCCACCGCCGAATGGAGCAGGAGCACATGGTCAACTGGGTGGAGAAGAATGTGGTCAGCAGCATCACTCCTCAGCag gagaaGGAGAGCATCGCCAAGTGCATCACAGACCTGAAGGCTATGGCCAAGGCTGCCCAGGCCAAAGCTACAGCTTAA
- the eps8l3b gene encoding epidermal growth factor receptor kinase substrate 8-like protein 3b: MFGRTGPFSYSPRGFTQEDFPQLRQSVREDDLNGAPLHRNNMSRPNAKSIYMQRKEYSETLNKQSDNFHVRVEHLFTCELDGQELKTVDDCLAKLKRLDAKGRLWPQEMIMEVQRGYLLLSDIETKAELESVPLDSILQTKAVLDSCAYNSLLTIAVQDRYKRVSQLFMFQCEETGAEHIKSDLDKALKKRDDLMEPRRDQSDIRINLENIIGQHPMGRAPSPLDIPPPQWREPEEFPRVHTPDLHELQSSPEVVLMSEQRNTERNTDIFNHVLNDLEVFLGKISAALSTPQGNKNNKKKKKKKSKEQAAPAVNLPPLMEYLSFLQKVKYGFNLLGKLEGSLSNPTAADFVHIIFTILEPILPLYPADVPPTVVSPLLTVPALRLLTQAVNAKEENLWISLGDSWNLPRSKWPNDVAPYIPEFYDGWQPPAPSRVSSPLSYVSSQASRNSTQRFPSGQHQLREPVNNHGWSIPSPTHLNEPPLYMRVTSDFMGRNNRELSVMRGETVQVIQQSKQWWLVRNSRNEEGNVPLNVLEPMTNSRPREAQPWGSNSPVTLDMSSTPAEVKAWLEYKGFSRLTVNSLRVLSGKLLLGMTKDELRTVCPEEGGKVFFQLQSIKSAIALASEPSRMYNGRY; the protein is encoded by the exons atgtttggaCGCACTGGACCTTTCTCTTATTCCCCAAG GGGTTTCACCCAGGAGGACTTCCCTCAGCTGAGGCAGTCTGTCCGAGAAGATGACCTCAACGGGGCCCCactgcacagaaacaacatGTCCAGACCCAATGCAAAatcaatataca TGCAGAGAAAGGAGTACTCTGAAACGCTGAACAAGCAATCTGACAACTTTCACGTCAGAGTGGAG cacctgttcacctgtgagCTGGATGGCCAGGAGCTGAAGACAGTGGACGACTGCTTGGCCAAGCTCAAGAGGCTGGATGCCAAAGGTCGTCTGTGGCCCCAGGAGATGATCATGGAGGTTCAGAGGGGATatctgctgctcagtgacaTTGAGACCAAG GCGGAGCTGGAGTCCGTGCCTTTGGATTCCATCCTGCAAACCAAAGCTGTGCTGGATAGCTGCGCCTACAACTCTCTGCTGACCATAGCTGTGCAGGATCGCTACAAACGCGTTAGCCAGCTCTTCATGTTCCAGTGTGAGGAGACCGGG GCGGAGCACATCAAGAGTGATCTGGATAAGGCATTAAAGAAAAGAGATGATCTTATGGAACCACGCAGAGACCAGTCTGACATCAG GATTAATCTTGAGAACATCATTGGGCAACATCCTATGGGAAGGGCCCCATCACCACTAGACATCCCACCCCCACAGTGGAGAGAGCCAG AAGAGTTTCCACGGGTCCACACCCCAGACCTTCATGAATTACAGAGCAGCCCAGAGGTCGTTTTGATGTctgagcagagaaacacagagaggaacacA GATATTTTCAACCATGTTCTGAATGATTTGGAGGTCTTCTTGGGAAAAatttctgctgcactgagtACACCgcaaggaaacaaaaacaataagaagaagaagaagaagaaatcaaaggAACAAG cagcaccagctgTCAACTTGCCACCTTTGATGGAATATCTCTCCTTTCTTCAGAAAGTCAAATACGGATTCAATCTGCTG GGCAAGCTGGAAGGGTCACTGAGCAACCCCACTGCTGCCGACTTTGTCCACATCATCTTCACTATTTTAGAACCG ATACTGCCTCTGTATCCTGCAGATGTGCCTCCCACTGTGGTCTCTCCCCTGCTGACAGTGCCAGCCCTGCGGCTGCTCACACAGGCTGTCAACGCGAAGGAGGAAAACCTGTGGATTTCTCTGGGGGACAGCTGGAACCTCCCCAG GTCTAAATGGCCAAATGATGTCGCACCTTACATCCCAGAGTTCTACGATGGCTGGCAGCCGCCTGCCCCCTCACGCGTGTCTTCCCCCCTCTCTTATGTGAGCAGTCAGGCGAGCAGGAACAGCACCCAGCGCTTCCCATCTGGCCAACATCAACTCAGAGAG CCTGTGAACAACCATGGATGGTCTATACCAAGCCCAACACA cctCAATGAGCCACCTCTGTACATGCGGGTCACTTCTGACTTCATGGGCAGGAACAACCGAGAGCTGAGCGTTATGAGGGGCGAAACAGTTCAG GTGATTCAGCAATCCAAGCAATGGTGGCTCGTCCGCAACAGCCGCAACGAGGAAGGCAACGTCCCTCTGAACGTCCTGGAGCCAATGACGAACTCCAGGCCCAGAGAAGCTCAACCG TGGGGCTCTAATAGTCCAGTGACGCTGGACATGTCCTCCACACCTGCAGAGGTCAAGGCCTGGCTGGAGTACAAAGGTTTCTCCAGACT CACTGTGAACAGCCTCAGGGTGCTGTCTGGTAAGCTGCTTCTGGGGATGACCAAGGATGAGTTAAGGACTGTGTGTCCAGAAGAAGGAGGCAAGGTCTTCTTCCAGCTTCAGTCCATTAAGTCAGCCATTGCA CTCGCCAGTGAACCATCAAGGATGTACAATGGTCGCTACTAA
- the LOC139334787 gene encoding glutathione S-transferase Mu 3-like, with translation MTMKLAYWDIRGLAQPARLLLEYTGTKYENKFYVCGEAPDYDKSCWFDEKHKLGMDFANLPYLEDGDTKIVQSNAIMRYIARKHNMCGETEEEKIRVDILENQAMDFRNGFVRLCYSDFDKLKPGYLKALPGALTQFSNFLGDRKWFAGDKITFVDFLMYELLDQHRMFHPTCLDDFKNLRDLLDRFEALDKIAAYMKSDRFMKTPVNNKMAKWGNKKE, from the exons atgacaatgaaactGGCTTACTGGGATATCCGTGGG CTCGCGCAGCCTGCCCGCCTGCTGCTGGAGTACACCGGCACCAAGTACGAGAACAAGTTTTATGTCTGTGGCGAAG CTCCAGACTACGACAAGAGCTGCTGGTTcgatgaaaaacacaaacttggAATGGACTTTGCCAAT CTGCCTTACTTGGAGGACGGAGACACGAAGATAGTGCAGAGCAATGCCATCATGAGGTACATTGCTCGTAAGCACAATATGT GCGgagagactgaggaggagaagatccGTGTGGACATCTTGGAGAACCAGGCCATGGACTTCAGAAATGgctttgtgaggctgtgctACTCAGACTTT GACAAGCTGAAGCCAGGGTACCTTAAGGCTCTGCCAGGCGCACTGACGCAGTTCTCAAATTTCTtgggagacaggaagtggtttgCTGGTGACAAG ATCACTTTTGTGGACTTCCTCATGTACGAGCTGTTGGATCAACACAGGATGTTTCACCCCACGTGCCTGGATGACTTCAAGAACCTCAGAGATCTTTTAGACCGATTTGAG GCTCTGGACAAGATTGCTGCCTACATGAAGTCTGACAGATTCATGAAGACTCCCGTCAACAACAAGATGGCCAAGTGGGGAAACAAGAAAGAGTAA
- the ampd2b gene encoding AMP deaminase 2 isoform X2 produces MDGKYKEIAEELFSRTLAESEMRSAPYEFPEDSPIEQLEERRHRLERQISQDVKFEPDILLRAKQEFMKTDSATDLEYMKEQSQAPVLQERELVPEREYQRVTISGEEKCGVPFTDLLDAAKCVVKALFIRQKYMGLSLQSFCRTTARYLQELSERPLDLDIYEEEIPETTATADATVHPPVSETHPYDNQDPASMPPDMGYGCKMVDGVMHVYTTRNVMEKSTELDLPYPDLQEYIADMNVMMALIINGPVKSFCYRRLQYLSSKFQMHILLNEMKELAAQKQVPHRDFYNIRKVDTHIHASSCMNQKHLLRFIKRAMKKYPKEIVHVERGKGQTLMEVFESMNLTAFDLSVDTLDMHADRNTFHRFDKFNAKYNPIGESILREIFIKTDNHIEGKYFGHIIKEVMADLEESKYQNVELRLSIYGRSRDEWDKLATWAVKHRVYSNNVRWLVQVPRLFDVYHTKKQLCNFQEMLENIFMPLFEVTVNPGSHPELHLFLQHVVGFDSVDDESKPEQHIFNLDSPLPVNWTEEDNPPYSYYLYYMYANMTVLNHLRRQQGFHTLVLRPHCGEAGPIHHLVSGFMLSENISHGLLLRKAPVLQYLYYLAQIGIAMSPLSNNSLFLSYHRNPLPEYLSRGLMVSLSTDDPLQFHFTKEPLMEEYSIAAQVWKLSSCDMCELARNSVLMSGFCHRVKSSWLGPNYIKEGQESNDIRRTNVPDIRVAYRYETMCEELNLITQAIRTDELETIEEEGSLCMGAVQAEK; encoded by the exons ATGGATGGGAAGTACAAGGAGATTGCTGAG gAGCTGTTCTCCCGCACTCTGGCAGAGAGTGAGATGCGCAGCGCTCCTTATGAATTTCCAGAGGACAGCCCCATTGAACAGCTGGAGGAAAGACGTCATCGCCTCGAGCGACAGATCAGCCAGGATGTCAA GTTTGAACCCGACATCCTCCTGCGAGCCAAACAGGAGTTCATGAAGACCGACAGTGCCACAGATCTGGA AtacatgaaggagcagagccaAGCTCCTGTGCTACAGGAGAGAGAACTGGTTCCAGAGAGAGAGTACCAGAGAGTCACTATTTCTGGAGAGGAAAAATGTGGG GTTCCCTTCACAGATCTGTTGGATGCTGCCAAATGTGTGGTGAAGGCTCTGTTCATCAGACAGAAGTACATGGGCCTGTCGTTGCAAAGTTTCTGCAGGACCACCGCTCGTTACCTGCAGGAGCTGAGTGAGAGACCTCTGGACTTAGATATCTATGAGGAGGAGATCCCAGAGACCACAGCCACTGCAG atGCCACAGTGCACCCACCTGTGTCTGAAACGCACCCCTATGACAACCAGGACCCTGCCAGCATGCCCCCTGACATGGGTTATGGCTGCAAGATGGTGGATGGTGTCATGCATGTGTACACAACGAGGAACGTTATGGAAAA GagcacagagctggacctgCCGTATCCAGACCTGCAGGAGTACATTGCTGACATGAACGTCATGATGGCCCTCATTATCAACGGACCAGT AAAGTCCTTCTGCTACCGTCGTCTCCAGTATCTTAGCTCCAAGTTCCAGATGCACATCCTGCTGAATGAGATGAAAGAGCTGGCCGCGCAGAAGCAAGTCCCACATCGAGACTTCTACAATATCCGTAAG GTCGACACGCACATTCACGCTTCGTCCTGCATGAACCAGAAGCACCTTCTGCGTTTTATCAAAAGGGCCATGAAGAAGTATCCTAAAGAGATTGTGCACGTGGAAAGAGGCAAAGGTCAGACGCTCATGGAGGTGTTTGAAAGCATGAACCTGACAGCCTTTGACCTGAGTGTGGACACCCTGGACATGCACGCA GACCGCAACACTTTTCACCGCTTTGACAAGTTCAACGCCAAATACAATCCAATTGGCGAGTCCATCCTGAGAGAGATCTTCATCAAAACAGACAACCACATTGAGGGGAAATACTTTGGGCACATAATTAAG GAGGTGATGGCTGACCTGGAGGAGAGCAAGTACCAAAACGTGGAGCTCAGGCTGTCCATCTACGGGCGCTCCAGAGATGAGTGGGACAAGCTGGCCACATGGGCCGTCAAACATCGGGTCTACTCCAATAATGTGCGCTGGCTTGTGCAAGTGCCTCGACTCTT TGATGTCTACCACACAAAGAAGCAGCTGTGTAACTTTCAAGAGATGCTGGAGAATATCTTCATGCCTCTGTTCGAGGTTACAGTCAACCCCGGCAGCCACCCAGAGCTGCACCTCTTCCTTCAGCAT GTGGTGGGTTTTGACAGTGTGGATGATGAGTCAAAACCAGAGCAACATATCTTCAACCTGGACAGTCCACTGCCTGTCAactggacagaggaggacaaccCACCTTATTCCTACTACCTCTACTATATGTATGCAAACATGACTGTGCTGAATCACCTGCGCAG GCAGCAGGGGTTTCACACACTTGTCCTCCGTCCTCATTGTGGGGAGGCTGGGCCGATCCATCACCTGGTGTCTGGTTTCATGCTGTCGGAGAACATCTCCCACGGGCTGCTGCTCAGGAAG GCTCCTGTGCTGCAGTATCTGTACTACTTGGCCCAGATAGGCATCGCCATGTCTCCTCTCAGCAATAACAGCCTGTTCCTCAGCTACCATCGTAACCCTCTGCCAGAGTACCTCTCCAGAGGCCTCATGGTCTCTCTGTCCACAGACGACCCTCTGCAGTTTCACTTCACCAAG GAGCCCCTGATGGAAGAGTACAGCATTGCTGCTCAGGTGTGGAAACTGAGCTCCTGTGACATGTGTGAGCTGGCCAGAAACAGTGTGCTGATGAGCGGATTCTGTCATAGG GTGAAGAGCTCCTGGCTCGGGCCAAACTACATCAAGGAGGGGCAGGAGAGTAATGACATCAGGCGCACCAACGTTCCTGACATCCGTGTGGCTTACCGGTATGAGACCATGTGTGAGGAGCTGAATTTGATCACACAGGCCATCCGCACAGATGAGCTGGAGACCATCGAGGAGGAGGGGAGTCTGTGCATGGGAGCTGTGCAGGCAGAGAAGTGA
- the ampd2b gene encoding AMP deaminase 2 isoform X1, whose product MSSNLPPGTAAKSKPLSPFRKRGSLQYTASTVDLRGARHLLTSQHSLPGIPVALKQSIDLRTSMDGKYKEIAEELFSRTLAESEMRSAPYEFPEDSPIEQLEERRHRLERQISQDVKFEPDILLRAKQEFMKTDSATDLEYMKEQSQAPVLQERELVPEREYQRVTISGEEKCGVPFTDLLDAAKCVVKALFIRQKYMGLSLQSFCRTTARYLQELSERPLDLDIYEEEIPETTATADATVHPPVSETHPYDNQDPASMPPDMGYGCKMVDGVMHVYTTRNVMEKSTELDLPYPDLQEYIADMNVMMALIINGPVKSFCYRRLQYLSSKFQMHILLNEMKELAAQKQVPHRDFYNIRKVDTHIHASSCMNQKHLLRFIKRAMKKYPKEIVHVERGKGQTLMEVFESMNLTAFDLSVDTLDMHADRNTFHRFDKFNAKYNPIGESILREIFIKTDNHIEGKYFGHIIKEVMADLEESKYQNVELRLSIYGRSRDEWDKLATWAVKHRVYSNNVRWLVQVPRLFDVYHTKKQLCNFQEMLENIFMPLFEVTVNPGSHPELHLFLQHVVGFDSVDDESKPEQHIFNLDSPLPVNWTEEDNPPYSYYLYYMYANMTVLNHLRRQQGFHTLVLRPHCGEAGPIHHLVSGFMLSENISHGLLLRKAPVLQYLYYLAQIGIAMSPLSNNSLFLSYHRNPLPEYLSRGLMVSLSTDDPLQFHFTKEPLMEEYSIAAQVWKLSSCDMCELARNSVLMSGFCHRVKSSWLGPNYIKEGQESNDIRRTNVPDIRVAYRYETMCEELNLITQAIRTDELETIEEEGSLCMGAVQAEK is encoded by the exons ATGTCCTCTAACCTGCCCCCTGGGACCGCGGCCAAAAGCAAGCCACTCTCCCCCTTCAGGAAGCGTGGCAGCCTGCAGTACACAGCCAGCACAG TTGATCTTCGTGGTGCCCGCCACCTCCTCACTTCCCAGCATTCCTTGCCTGGCATCCCCGTGGCCTTGAAACAGTCCATTGACCTGCGCACATCCATGGATGGGAAGTACAAGGAGATTGCTGAG gAGCTGTTCTCCCGCACTCTGGCAGAGAGTGAGATGCGCAGCGCTCCTTATGAATTTCCAGAGGACAGCCCCATTGAACAGCTGGAGGAAAGACGTCATCGCCTCGAGCGACAGATCAGCCAGGATGTCAA GTTTGAACCCGACATCCTCCTGCGAGCCAAACAGGAGTTCATGAAGACCGACAGTGCCACAGATCTGGA AtacatgaaggagcagagccaAGCTCCTGTGCTACAGGAGAGAGAACTGGTTCCAGAGAGAGAGTACCAGAGAGTCACTATTTCTGGAGAGGAAAAATGTGGG GTTCCCTTCACAGATCTGTTGGATGCTGCCAAATGTGTGGTGAAGGCTCTGTTCATCAGACAGAAGTACATGGGCCTGTCGTTGCAAAGTTTCTGCAGGACCACCGCTCGTTACCTGCAGGAGCTGAGTGAGAGACCTCTGGACTTAGATATCTATGAGGAGGAGATCCCAGAGACCACAGCCACTGCAG atGCCACAGTGCACCCACCTGTGTCTGAAACGCACCCCTATGACAACCAGGACCCTGCCAGCATGCCCCCTGACATGGGTTATGGCTGCAAGATGGTGGATGGTGTCATGCATGTGTACACAACGAGGAACGTTATGGAAAA GagcacagagctggacctgCCGTATCCAGACCTGCAGGAGTACATTGCTGACATGAACGTCATGATGGCCCTCATTATCAACGGACCAGT AAAGTCCTTCTGCTACCGTCGTCTCCAGTATCTTAGCTCCAAGTTCCAGATGCACATCCTGCTGAATGAGATGAAAGAGCTGGCCGCGCAGAAGCAAGTCCCACATCGAGACTTCTACAATATCCGTAAG GTCGACACGCACATTCACGCTTCGTCCTGCATGAACCAGAAGCACCTTCTGCGTTTTATCAAAAGGGCCATGAAGAAGTATCCTAAAGAGATTGTGCACGTGGAAAGAGGCAAAGGTCAGACGCTCATGGAGGTGTTTGAAAGCATGAACCTGACAGCCTTTGACCTGAGTGTGGACACCCTGGACATGCACGCA GACCGCAACACTTTTCACCGCTTTGACAAGTTCAACGCCAAATACAATCCAATTGGCGAGTCCATCCTGAGAGAGATCTTCATCAAAACAGACAACCACATTGAGGGGAAATACTTTGGGCACATAATTAAG GAGGTGATGGCTGACCTGGAGGAGAGCAAGTACCAAAACGTGGAGCTCAGGCTGTCCATCTACGGGCGCTCCAGAGATGAGTGGGACAAGCTGGCCACATGGGCCGTCAAACATCGGGTCTACTCCAATAATGTGCGCTGGCTTGTGCAAGTGCCTCGACTCTT TGATGTCTACCACACAAAGAAGCAGCTGTGTAACTTTCAAGAGATGCTGGAGAATATCTTCATGCCTCTGTTCGAGGTTACAGTCAACCCCGGCAGCCACCCAGAGCTGCACCTCTTCCTTCAGCAT GTGGTGGGTTTTGACAGTGTGGATGATGAGTCAAAACCAGAGCAACATATCTTCAACCTGGACAGTCCACTGCCTGTCAactggacagaggaggacaaccCACCTTATTCCTACTACCTCTACTATATGTATGCAAACATGACTGTGCTGAATCACCTGCGCAG GCAGCAGGGGTTTCACACACTTGTCCTCCGTCCTCATTGTGGGGAGGCTGGGCCGATCCATCACCTGGTGTCTGGTTTCATGCTGTCGGAGAACATCTCCCACGGGCTGCTGCTCAGGAAG GCTCCTGTGCTGCAGTATCTGTACTACTTGGCCCAGATAGGCATCGCCATGTCTCCTCTCAGCAATAACAGCCTGTTCCTCAGCTACCATCGTAACCCTCTGCCAGAGTACCTCTCCAGAGGCCTCATGGTCTCTCTGTCCACAGACGACCCTCTGCAGTTTCACTTCACCAAG GAGCCCCTGATGGAAGAGTACAGCATTGCTGCTCAGGTGTGGAAACTGAGCTCCTGTGACATGTGTGAGCTGGCCAGAAACAGTGTGCTGATGAGCGGATTCTGTCATAGG GTGAAGAGCTCCTGGCTCGGGCCAAACTACATCAAGGAGGGGCAGGAGAGTAATGACATCAGGCGCACCAACGTTCCTGACATCCGTGTGGCTTACCGGTATGAGACCATGTGTGAGGAGCTGAATTTGATCACACAGGCCATCCGCACAGATGAGCTGGAGACCATCGAGGAGGAGGGGAGTCTGTGCATGGGAGCTGTGCAGGCAGAGAAGTGA